From one Dermacentor variabilis isolate Ectoservices chromosome 3, ASM5094787v1, whole genome shotgun sequence genomic stretch:
- the LOC142573818 gene encoding uncharacterized protein LOC142573818, translating into MREWVKIVAFWAPLIIFLAFWKLYYTSLIYEFYLYYKATKGRPFDYLATTQIGSGSHASVATEDRRTLSPNKTLNLFSGPVRRHSETAENRAAVHSNGRRASSADRPRRISAAADERTDIGAIEMPRRHSVSSRRQSASSRRQSVVADGTAAGGAAKRRMSYGGGTRRQSVREDQTSPPVAAPIPKRGTAGGSRRQPTDTADGGAEYAQKILSPDDNDRLQRPPPKNVAATGASARARKHGSHARKRSVSGEDRSDVGAPGRARRSTGRWHSNVPEGEFMGALAGAAKKTRDRTRRQSGAEDDRP; encoded by the coding sequence CTGTACTACACGAGTCTTATCTACGAGTTCTACTTGTACTACAAGGCCACCAAGGGCAGGCCTTTCGACTACTTGGCAACCACGCAGATAGGCAGCGGGTCCCACGCGTCCGTCGCCACTGAGGATCGCAGAACCTTGAGCCCTAACAAGACGCTCAACCTGTTCAGCGGCCCAGTGCGGCGACATTCCGAAACCGCCGAGAACCGCGCCGCCGTCCATTCGAACGGAAGGCGCGCGTCCAGCGCTGACAGACCACGGCGAATCTCAGCCGCTGCCGACGAGCGAACCGACATAGGAGCCATAGAAATGCCGCGGAGGCACAGCGTCAGCTCGCGGAGGCAGAGCGCCAGCTCGCGGAGACAGTCTGTCGTCGCTGACGGTACCGCTGCCGGGGGTGCCGCAAAGCGACGAATGTCCTATGGCGGCGGGACGCGACGGCAATCCGTTCGCGAGGACCAAACGTCCCCCCCGGTCGCAGCCCCAATCCCGAAGCGAGGGACAGCAGGCGGTTCGCGACGTCAGCCCACTGACACCGCGGACGGTGGAGCTGAATATGCCCAAAAGATCCTTTCACCCGATGATAACGATCGGCTACAGCGTCCGCCTCCGAAAAACGTCGCAGCCACTGGCGCTTCGGCAAGAGCCAGGAAACACGGCAGTCATGCTCGGAAGCGTTCCGTCTCCGGGGAAGACCGCTCGGACGTTGGCGCACCAGGCCGGGCGCGACGGAGTACTGGCCGTTGGCATTCCAATGTGCCAGAAGGCGAATTCATGGGCGCCTTGGCAGGAGCAGCTAAAAAGACGCGAGACCGAACTCGGCGGCAGTCAGGCGCCGAGGACGATCGTCCTTAA